In Pyrus communis chromosome 15, drPyrComm1.1, whole genome shotgun sequence, the genomic stretch TGACctcttaaaagttataataatttttggctgttaaatgaaatttcaaaatccCGAATCACTTGATCCGGTAACCTTGGTGAAAAAGATCAGGCTCAGATATTTGTattgaaatgaataaaaaaatgaaaaattgattGATTGCCCATGTCTTGCAACTTAAGTATACTTAATAGCAAGGTTCCATGCTTAACAGCTAGCTAGATTCACTAGCTTGCTTTATATGCATGGCAAAGTCCGATAAGTCCACCTTAATTTTCTGTAATTAGTCCTCTAGACTGTGTGCGTAGTGTGTGCCTTTATCAATCTAAATTGCCGCTTCGGCTACGCGacaaagaataaagaaaaaatgaaaatggttgagagtatgaatttcacataaaaaaaataggAGACCTTCATGTACTTAAATGTAATTGGCTTACTCCTTATAATGGCGGATTCAAGATTTGAACTTTGGAcaattttattgtttaaaaatccatgttttaaaaaaagaaacaaaaatcgaAGCccgcataaaaaaaaaaaaatcaatttatttaCCAAGACATTTCTTTAAAAGCTTGATGGGCTTGTTATCATTAGTTAAACTATGTTGTGCACATATTAACAGATATCGACATATGCTGAAGCAATCTAATAAGTGATATCAAGAGAATTTGTATAGTGTTGGTGACGTAATCTGTGAAGATATGTCTAGCAGTCATTATATAAGAACACTTAATGAGCACAAAAAGGACATGTATATTTCTAAGAATACTCAAAAGACAAtcacatgtatatttttcagatttttagtGGTCCTAGGACTACTTTGATCCTAATGTACATCTGCTCCTAACTCTCTATAGTAAAACCCCAACTTCCTTCGAGCAAAAACTCATCATTAATTTTCGACGTGCATGATAACCATGAGCTACTACAACCTAAGGCCAGCTGGAAAGTTCATCCCCACGAAAGCAATACAAAACGCAAATACGATAGCTTTACTCATCGTCCAGGCACACGATTCCAAAAGCTTTTACACGGGTGATgccttctattttcttttcatgctttcgccattttttttccttaatacTTTGGCTTCTTAATTATTCGCGGCCAATTAGCATATGCCACACGTACCCACCCAGCTGGCAAGCTCCTGCCCTATAAATAGGGAAGCCATGCAAATGAAAACCACATAGTAATACCACTCCACTTTAAGCTTAGTTTCAATTAGGTTTGAGACGAATATAATTAAGGAAATAACTAAATCTCGTTAATCAGCTAGCCATGGCGGCCATCTCGACCTCATCAAGGGTTGTGATTGTTTCACTACTCGTTTCCCTTCTTGTTCTCACACCCGTCGAAGCTGATGAGACGGTAATTATCTATTAAGTTTCGGTTAATTATAATTAGCTACGCAGTTAATTATCTGCTAGCTTCATCCTTTGTTTTTCGTGTTTTACAAGCTAGCTTTAAGGTGGTATATGCATGTTTTTTATATGCTTTGAATTTGCAGGTAAACAACAATCCAGAACAGACTTCTCTCCTCAAGAAAATAGGTAAgtaaatgtttatttttagatttttcATCTGGACTTGTATAGTACTGCAGTGTTTGAttaaatgtaaatatatatgtaGACTGTGGCGGAGCATGCAGTGCTCGATGTCGTTTATCATCGAGGCCTCATCTGTGCAAGAGGGCATGCGGGACTTGCTGCCAGCGTTGCAGCTGTGTTCCACCGGGTACCGCCGGCAATCTTGAGACCTGCCCGTGTTACGCCACCCTCACCACCCACGGCGGCAGACGCAAGTGTCCTTAAAACAATCCTCTATCttgaaactcaaacaaacgtgCTCATATGGGGCATGCAGGTGCTGTATATATGGGAATTGAAGGTGTTCATGCCTTCAGATGAATAAATAATATGTttggaaataaataaaaatgtcacTGTGTTATTAAAGTTACAGAAATTGCTTGTAAGTATGTTATTCTTTTTCAACTTCTTCAAATATGACTCTTCCATTTCGATATTGTTAGTAAAACATCATGAAAAGGTATCcataaagaaattatttttttgggacCATAGCATACGAACTCGATGATCATGCACTTTTCACACAAGCCTTGTTCTATTTGAGGGAATTGGATATGGGCcgcacaaatttaatttaacggtCCTCATTAACTCATTTTTCAGGTCCATCACATAAAATCAACCAATGGTTCTGATTTCTTTTACACACCAATCAACGGTCCAGATGATTTGATCCCTAGGCTTCGGAGTAGATCCAATTCCCAATTTTAGTACCATCCAACTTCGTACAAGTAGAACTTTCAACATACATGCGATGACCCTTGTAAGAGTGGCATGACTAACTATGCTACTATATATTTTTCACTCCATAAGACTCAGGGAATTATTATGGCATCGATCATGAGGACTGAGTTGTCCATAAGGAAAATTTTGGACCATATAGTCTCTCGATCACAAGTCAATGCAGTTGAAGTTGAAATTGACGTGCCCACTTTACTCAAAACTGAAAAGCCTAAATTATATCATGGGCCTTATTTTCAGTGACCCAGAGCCCAATCCCGCCCATTTCGCAAAATTAACAAGCTGCTGAAACTCGAATTTGTAAGTGCAGAAGCCCTAACGACAGAAACGCCTGGATTGTGAGGCAGATGCAAGTAATTCTTAGTCATACAGACACAGTGCTTAATTTGTTACTCAATTAGGATTTGACCAAAATTATGACCTGGATTAAGTTAATTAAGCAGTTTAACAACTCTTAAACTGTCTCCTTCCATACACTGACATTTATACGCATACTTGTACCTCACTCAATtctcatgcatgcatgcatacttgGACAATTTATTGCATTAAACTCATTTAATATGACCAttgaatttttcattttttttgttagggtaatgctaggaaaattattcatttaaaccatattttgtAACTCATATAACGTGATTTTGTAACCTGTAGGCCTTGCATGGTTCCACCCATGCTCATACAACAATTCTTATAATTGTGTTCACGCATGTATTCGTGTGTGTTATTGAATTTTTGCTATTGCTTATGGTTTATAAAAACTTTTATTTACACGAAAGCACAATAAAAGTATTACTTAATTTGGTCAATGTTGTTGCTGGTTCATATCCTCGTTGGAGTACTTTTTGTCATCGCGGTGTCACTGAATTAAATGACCTCATATCCCATAACCCTCATGAACGTCTCTATAAATATCACACCAGTTTTTCACTTTAAAACCACACACATATTCTCAGTTCTCTAACTCTGCATATCCTCCGAGAGATCGAATATTTTCAATTACTCCAGGGCCAAAATGATGTTGAAGGTTCCGATCGCTCACGTTCTTGTTTCTCTTCTCGTTCTTCACCTCGCCGCTGATTCCAATGAAACTGTACGTAATTAAACTACCTAATCCTGTTTTTTGTAGTATTATGTTCAAAGCTTTTTTGACTAGCTCAGGGTGACGCATTTCAGGTGGCCACAACCTTTGCTGCAAACCTTCCTCCTCAGCCAAAAATaggtattaattaattaattaactgcTATATATGTTACACTAACCAAACCACTTAATTATATGCTTATATAATTAAACATGGCAATATTTACAGACTGTGATGGAGCTTGTGTTGTTAGGTGTTCAAAATCATCGAGGCCTAATCTGTGTCATAGGGTATGCGGGACGTGTTGCAGTAGATGCAACTGCGTTCCGCTGGCACTTTCAACAACTATGACGTATGCCCTTGTTACAGAGACATGACCACTCGTGAAGGCAAACACAAATGCCCTTAGAGGTTAATGTATCAAGTTTCTCTTTATTCGTTAACTGGACtatataaataagaaaaaaaaaatacgattttgattttatttactGATTTGCATTTGAATTACTGACAATTAAATCATAAAATTCTAGCGCATGACGAATATTGTTAGGTCCATAAGCCTAATTAGTTGGAACCTGTTGGATCAGATATATGTAGGGATTTGGAGGCCCAATGGGCTAGCGCCAGTTCACATTTTTCTCCAACTTTGGGGTGCACATTATCAGATCCCAACAAACATGCAAATGTCTCGTATGATCACAGTGACACCGTTCCACTTTTGGCGCGGGGTTATTTAgttaggaagaggaagaggatcctctgcagataaatattaaatatgtatgttaaaaaattaataacttaaaaaattaaatatattattatttatttaaaaatacgTGTGTGCTATTCGTGTTCccgttacaataaaaaatttctctcatTTTTGGTGTGGGGTTATTAAGTCAGGAAGAGGATCTTCTCCAAATCCTAGGATCTTCACATCTTagtcgttcatcatacatcgtgcgattattttttttaaatattatttattttaattttaatcaaataatttataatcacatgataaatgattaaaatataaaaatttgattcGAATGAAATCCAATTCCATTTAGTCATTCGCCCTGAAGGACAACGAGTCACACAACAAACTTGACTCAGTCCCCCCATTCCAACAAATAAAAATCGCCGAGTTGCCAActcctcctccttcctttcctcgTGGCTCCCGAAACAACTTCTGTCTTTCTCTAGAAttgaacatatatacatatatatatacacacacacatatatagatGATCCTCTCCACCTAATTCTCTTCATCAAACAATCTGAAATTTAACTTaacagctaaaattattatatctTTTAAAGTAAATCCGTGATTTTAAccattgaattaaatttaaaaaatccgGATTGCTTGACGAGGAGATTAGGCGGAAGGAATTCGGTATCAATACCCTGCAGCTGCTTTCACATCCGCAGATTTTAGTGTCACTCAGTCAGACACTCACAGATTGATACACCCGTTTGTACAATCACTCCTGCATTTTCCCACGCGCATCCTGGGCCGTGTACACTAGCCGCCCTGCACTCTGCAATCTACTATTCCACTCTTCCTGTCCTCCTAACTGAGTCGCGTTGTATACGCACATTGTATGTACGTATTTGTAGAGGTACGATGTATAATACGTACATGTACATGGGGTGTGGGTGAGAAAATATAGGAATGTACTACCCATacaccttattttacttctcacatacccttgataatttttgtccgttgatattcttcaattcatcctatccgacggtcgaaaattaaaaagatgtgtggGAAATAGAATGAAATATGTGAATATTACATCTCAAAATATAATTTGTGTATGTGGGAAGTGGGAGGTACAGAGAGAGAAGCACAACCGTTTCGTACGGAGAATTTTCTGATGCCTCCACGAGGAAAAGTAACAACCGTCGGATTTAAGAAATTTGGGTTTCACAGGAGAGGGAGAAAGCGATCGGACGGCCGAGCGCGGCGGAGGTGAACCGGTAGGACAGGGGTGGGGTGGGAGGTTTATCTGATGTAGGATGCCACGCGGGATATAAAGTTGCCCCGATCCATCAAAAGATGGTGTGTGATCTAACGGCTGCGAGGGGACCGCAGACTGATGGACAGCGTGTGTAAGCCGTCGATGGTGGAATGACGTGAGGAGGGAGGGAAAGCATGGAAAAAAGCCTCGGTCTTTCCGTCTTTTGGGAACCAAGGTCGTGCTTTGTGGCTTCTGCGTTTGGCTTTCTGCTTTTCTCCACTCTGTTCTCTCTCTGGTCCAAAATTCAAGCTCCGGTCTCTCTGGCTTCTTCGATTGCCTTCAGTTTCAACGTTTCCCATAAATGCTTTTGGGTGAAGCTGATGAATTCAATGAATGGGTTCGGATCATAAATAAAGAGAGAAATTGTTGGATTTAATTTGGTGGGTTTGGgtggaagaaaattgggtttcTAATCGAATCGAGACATTGTTTTCAATCAATTAATGCGATCtaactctcctctctctccattTGACATTGTTTTCACGGGTCTCTCAGTCGCAGACaccctttttcttccttttctcttttaCCCTTTACGTCTCTCTCTCTAGGAAGAACCTGATTCTCTGGGCACGAGGTGGGGAGCGCAGTGCTTTACATTTCAGTGGCTTTTTGACAAATCGCTTTGCCTTTAATCGCTTTTacctttgtcttcttcttctcctcctcctctctgaATCTCCTCTGTTTCTGCtactgcttctgcttctgcttatTTTCTGAGCTCTCTTCACTCCCGCAGAAAAAACGGAGAGATATCTGGCAATCGATCGAAGCAACTGATAAATCGTcgattttctcatttttttggctaaacaaatataataaataaaataaaaaccaaaccccACTTTTTCGGTTCTCTTTCCGGCGACCTTTTCGTTTCGCTAAATAGCCATCGATACccacaaaaagaaacaaataataaaaaactaaacacgaagctctctctctcctctcgctctctctttctctttccacACGTTGTTCTCGCCCACTTTCTTCTTCAGCACCCTTGCCTCCACCTCATTACCCCCATTCCAGCATCTGGGTTCTGCTGTCTTTTCGTTTTCCTCATCTGGGTTTCTTCCATTTCATCGTTCTGCGATCCAAGTTTGAAGATTTTAGAGAGCTGAGCTCAAAATTTGCAGAGAGGCGAAGGATCTGTTCCTCGAGCTCAATCAGACGGTCCAGAATCCTTCAAATTCCAGATGTTAGTACCACCTGCCACCAAGCATCGAGACGTGAGACGTGGAGGAGGAGCCACTCGCTTCAAGCAATCTTCTGGACCCAGCAACACCACCACCAAGCTCTTTCCCAGTAAAATGCTAAAATCCCAATAAATATTTCACCGTTTTcgaatttttggaattttctcAGCTGGGAACATTCCAAAAAACGGCCGAGAAAATTCCAAAAGCCGCTTGATGGGTACTTGTCTTTATCTGTGTAGCTTTCTGATAAGAGCCTTGCAGATAATGCGTGCCTCCTTCCCTTATAATTATCACCACTATTTTCTCTGAGTAGTTGCTgttcatttattttgttcttctgAAATTTTGAAGGTTTGGATGGTGGTGGGGACTTTGTGCTCTCTGGAAGATCAACGAAGAAAGAGAGGCTCAGAAAATTGAGTGCTCTTGGTACTGCAAAAACAACGAGCTTTGGAGACTGCGAAATGGGTTGCGACGTGCCTGACAGAGACGATGAGCTCCCCACTAAGAGATTTAAGCTTCCCAGAAAGGTTTGCTTACATCTATCGATTACCCAAAATCTTTGATTCGTGTTATTATTCctctgtttttaatttttcttttttcttccccaGTTCTTTGATGATTGCAATGGCGTTGATCTTGCCTCCGTTCCACGGAAGCTCCGATCAGGTATGTGGGTTTGAATTAACAGTGGAAAATTTTGCtcttttatctttgtttttaatttcaacgctaaattttccatttttgagttaattattttttggtttaattatttGGGATTTGATTTCTTTGGTGGGTCTTCTGGGGAGTTTTTCGAGTTTGTTTTACTTTGGTTTAAGATGTAATTCTGGATTAGAAGTCAAGCAAAACCGAAGCTTTccgctttttctttctttttcgagAAGGAAGCTTTCcacttttattaattatttattatatttgggTCTGATATTttgccctcctttttttctgtaGTTTTACTTTTCCAAAAGAGATACTTTAATGGCTTTCAATGATTCGGGTCCCCTTCGGATTATggggaattaaaaaaaaaaagaaaaaagaaacagttCCTGTTTTATTCTGTAGTATGAAGTATGAATGTCTTGTGCCTTCTTGAAATTGTTTATGCACTTGCAGCAATGAAGAAGCGCAATCGTGAATCTGCATCTCCCGCCCGGTCTTTACCAAATGCAAAGAAGGTGAGCCATACAATGCGTGGAAGCGAATCTCCGAAAAGGGATggtgtaaataagtccaaaccGTACTTGGTAGTCATCTGTCTGCTATTTCGATGTTCTCGTTATGTTTGCCTTTTCTGTTCGCAACTCTAATGCATATACTCGAAATTACTTGTGAAGAAACAAGGAGGCTCAGAAATCACCAAAGATGAGGAAGAAGTAGTGGAGACGTTGTATGCTTTGGCGGGACTGTTTCCCAGAAACGATTCAAATGATGATAGTAAAGTAGACTCTGAATCGTTAGATGCAAATCCTTCAGCTTTGCCAGAGTCAAGGGAGAGTTTGACATCTGCATTTGAAGGTTGATTCGTAATTCACTTCTGAGaaatcttctttttcttaaatATATACAATTGTGCCAGACTGTTAATTTATGTGGTGGAATTGGTTTCTGCAGTTGGAAATGATAAATCGGGTTCAAACTGCCCCTTGAGAGCTACCAAGGCTGCCAGTCCATCAAATGTAGAAAGAttagcaaaagaaaatgatcAAGTTGATTGTTTGAACAAACCCAGTACTCAACAAGAGCCTGAGTCGCCTAACAGCAGGAAATCAAGTATAAATTCAGATAATTCAGTTCCTCAAAATCTGAATGTTTCGTCATTGTCAGTGAAAGTTGAGGGGTGCAATGAAAAGCATGCTACAAGCAATGCTGTCAACTTTTGCATATCTGATCTAAACCTGGATAGTTGGTGGGTACTCTTCAACTTAATTCTGGCTTCCATCCCTGCATTATATTTcattgtgtgtttgtgtgtccGCCTATCTGTTTCGTTTTTAAGCATTTTATCATATTTCTAATCTcccagcaggttaaagcagccTGTGCAAGAGTTGTCCTCAATTCCTGAGAGAAAACCAGTAATAGCACTGGAGCTGGTAAGAATTAACTCATCAAGTCTAAGTCAAATATCGTTTGGTGAGATCAGTTTGATTTTAAGATTTGGGTTACTCTTCAGAGCACAACTGTTGGGGCTCAAATTGTACTGCACGATATGGACcaggaaacaaagaaaaatggtATAGTTCTTGTTTGCAGAAAAGTCTTCACTATTGGTTGTAATTTCACTTTCACTTGTGAAAAGCCGTGTTTTAGTATTGCA encodes the following:
- the LOC137718791 gene encoding gibberellin-regulated protein 1-like → MAAISTSSRVVIVSLLVSLLVLTPVEADETVNNNPEQTSLLKKIDCGGACSARCRLSSRPHLCKRACGTCCQRCSCVPPGTAGNLETCPCYATLTTHGGRRKCP